ATAATACTAATATTTGTACTTAATGATTCAGTAAAGGAAATTTTCGGACCAAAAACAAGCGATTCAGTTTCTGCTTTTTCTAAACCTCTCTCAACTTTTTTTTCTAAGTTGATTAATAATCCTTTCTCAGCATTTGGGGAAAATAAAAAGATATTTCCCTCCAATAACTTATAGGTTATTTCTTCCATATCATCTGTCAATTTGGCCAAAGTGGTTGGCAATTGATAAATTAACTTTTTAAAGTCTACAGAACTCTCTTTAGTATTGTTTATAATAGAAGGTAATATGGTTTGATTTAGCACAGTAAGATCAACAAGATTTTTCAGATAAATGAAAAGGATAGAGGAATCACCTCTTTTCATTTCATAGAAAAACAAATCAGGACTATTATGAAAGGTCTTTTTAAAATGTTCCTGAAGATCGCCTATATCGTATGTAGTGAGATTCCTTTTCTTCATATGGACCACCCTTCCAATTCCCCCATATATAAGTAGGCTTACCAACATATGATATTTTATGAAAATCTCTTGTATAAACTTGTTCATTTTTCTTCTTATAGAAAAAAACCGTACGCTTCTTTTAAGGTACGGTTTATTGATTATTAAAATTATTTAATTCTAAGGTTAATACATCTATTACTCGATTTATAAATGAGGGGTAGTTGAATCCCATTGCTATTCGATGAACCGGATATTCAGCCAGTTGAACAAAATCACGAAAATCTCCAATTGTTTGCCCAAATGCTGAACCAGGAGATGTTACAACCTTTACAGGTTTAATTTCATACACTATTTCACTTTCATTAAACACTCCCCATAAAGTGACTACATCATGTAATGGAGCACCTGGAATGGTTGGAATCTGTGATTTGTAGAATTGCCAATAGTAATCCATCATAGGTTTGATAATGGATCCTAATTGATTGTTTTTCTCCTTGTTTATTTCATCAATATCATTTACCATATCCGCAGTCAAAATCGCTCTCTGTGTTACATTTAATGGGAAGATGGTTAAATTCTTTGCGAAATTTATAACAATATTGGCAGCGTATGGATCTCCAAATATATTAGCCTCTGCAACTGGAGTAACGTTACCTGGAAAATTAAATGTACCTCCCATCACATATACTTCCCTTACCTTTGCTACCGTTTCCGGATAAAGAATAAAAGAAGTAGCTAACGAGGTTAACCTTCCAACACAGACAATGGTTAAGTCGCCATCATATTTTTCTATAATGTCATAAATCTGATGAAAGTTTTCAAAGACATCATCTCCCGGCTGAAAATCTTGAGACAGCACATATCCTCCAAAACCCTCAGGACCATGGACTTCAGGGTAATAGATAGGGGGTTCACCGATCATGGACCTCTCCGCCCCTCCAATAAGCGGGACATCATATCTTCCAGTATTTCTTTGCAGATATCTTGCATTGCGGATAGCTGTTCTTTTATCAACGTTTCCGTATTCCGCAACTATTCCAACAATCTCTATATTTTTCTCATAATAAGCATAAATGATTGCCATTATATCATCTATCCCAAAGTCAGCAAATAATAAGATTTTTTTCGTCATATATATCCCTCCTCAAAGTAAGGGAGTCTTAATTATATTTATTTAGATTAAGACAAACCAAGACAAACATACAGGCACAAGGGACAAAGGGAGAATAGTCTACTAGTGATAAATTATGATAGGAGGAAGGAATCATGTCTCAATTTTACAACCAGTGTCGTCGTTACCAAGGACAAAATGTCACGGTTAGATGTCGTGACGGATCATCCCACCACGGAAGAATCGTCAGAGTATCTCCAAGCCACGTTTACATTCAACCAACAGGAAGAAATAGATTTGGTGGCTATGGCATGGGCTTATGGGGTGGATATTATGGAGGATATGGATACAATCCTGTAGCAGTCCCTCTTGCATTCGTGACTGGTGTCGTTTTAGGCGGTTTATTATTCTGGTAAAAATATTATCATAACGGAATCTAATGTAAGTCCGTTTGCCCTCGTTCACAATTGTGTTAGATTTTTCTGTACTCCTCTATGGTATAGTATATTTGTACAGTTTATGTGAACGAGGTGTGTTTTATGAAAAAATTGGCATTAGTTGCTTCTTGTATGTTGGTTCTTACCGTAGGTTGTTCCAATACGGAAACACAAAATAA
This window of the Sutcliffiella horikoshii genome carries:
- a CDS encoding nucleoside hydrolase, with product MTKKILLFADFGIDDIMAIIYAYYEKNIEIVGIVAEYGNVDKRTAIRNARYLQRNTGRYDVPLIGGAERSMIGEPPIYYPEVHGPEGFGGYVLSQDFQPGDDVFENFHQIYDIIEKYDGDLTIVCVGRLTSLATSFILYPETVAKVREVYVMGGTFNFPGNVTPVAEANIFGDPYAANIVINFAKNLTIFPLNVTQRAILTADMVNDIDEINKEKNNQLGSIIKPMMDYYWQFYKSQIPTIPGAPLHDVVTLWGVFNESEIVYEIKPVKVVTSPGSAFGQTIGDFRDFVQLAEYPVHRIAMGFNYPSFINRVIDVLTLELNNFNNQ